In Actinoplanes derwentensis, the following proteins share a genomic window:
- a CDS encoding PadR family transcriptional regulator, giving the protein MQEPTYLILAVLAAQPLHGYGIVQAVTRLSDGEVNLRPGTLYGALDRLDQQGLIAVDREEAVDGRLRRYYRLSDTGAAALAEQSQRLRRRADAADRQLALRPNIAGGAA; this is encoded by the coding sequence GTGCAGGAACCCACTTATCTGATCCTCGCCGTGCTCGCGGCCCAGCCGTTGCACGGTTACGGGATCGTCCAAGCCGTGACCCGACTCTCCGACGGGGAGGTGAACCTTCGCCCCGGCACCCTCTACGGCGCCCTCGACCGCCTGGACCAGCAGGGGCTGATCGCCGTCGACCGGGAGGAGGCCGTCGACGGCCGGTTGCGCCGCTACTACCGGCTCAGTGACACCGGGGCCGCCGCGCTCGCCGAGCAGTCCCAGCGCCTGCGTCGGCGCGCCGACGCCGCCGACCGCCAGCTCGCCCTCCGCCCGAACATCGCCGGAGGTGCCGCATGA